From a single Raphanus sativus cultivar WK10039 chromosome 3, ASM80110v3, whole genome shotgun sequence genomic region:
- the LOC108850422 gene encoding uncharacterized protein LOC108850422 translates to MAMRFMKVEVNNGSSTYFWFDQWSPLGRLIDATNGSGMINMGTKLNDTLEKVLKYHRFRRHQQEIFNTIERDITTLRLRGLSQTEDVRLWKAGESNYRAEFSSKATWKLLRVEQAKVDWHKGIWFPYSTPRYSFMAWIAVQNRLPTGERLLAWNTAAQAACSLCPDPLETRNHLFYKCKFSEEVWKNLTLKLLALHYTNDWEEIIRVLTDRTLNSTRLFLLRYVFQATLASIWKERNGRRHGENLNNPATLINSVDKAMKKSHIQPAAHGSHEAHQGHGFMVLG, encoded by the coding sequence ATGGCGATGCGGTTCATGAAGGTGGAAGTTAATAATGGATCATCGACATATTTCTGGTTTGATCAATGGTCTCCTCTTGGTAGACTGATTGACGCAACTAATGGGAGTGGAATGATAAATATGGGCACCAAGCTTAACGACACATTAGAGAAGGTTCTGAAATATCACCGCTTTCGAAGACACCAACAAGAAATCTTCAATACCATTGAAAGAGATATCACTACTCTGCGTCTGCGAGGACTGAGTCAAACAGAGGATGTCCGATTGTGGAAAGCAGGGGAGAGTAACTACAGAGCAGAGTTTAGTTCCAAAGCAACATGGAAGCTTCTCCGTGTTGAGCAAGCAAAGGTCGACTGGCACAAAGGAATCTGGTTCCCCTACAGCACTCCTCGTTATTCATTTATGGCTTGGATTGCGGTTCAGAACAGACTCCCCACAGGAGAGAGGTTATTAGCCTGGAATACGGCTGCGCAAGCTGCCTGCAGTCTCTGTCCCGATCCGCTTGAGACTCGTAATCACCTGTTCTACAAGTGCAAATTCTCAGAAGAAGTTTGGAAAAATCTCACGCTTAAGCTATTGGCTTTGCACTATACAAACGACTGGGAAGAGATCATCCGGGTCTTAACAGATCGGACCTTGAACTCTACTCGCTTGTTTCTGCTCAGATACGTTTTCCAGGCGACACTTGCTTCTATATGGAAAGAAAGAAATGGGAGAAGGCATGGTGAAAACTTAAACAACCCTGCAACTCTGATCAACAGCGTGGACAAAGCCATGAAAAAATCGCATATCCAGCCTGCGGCTCATGGGAGTCACGAAGCACACCAAGGCCATGGATTCATGGTTCTCGGTTAG